In Pseudomonas fluorescens NCIMB 11764, a single window of DNA contains:
- a CDS encoding CPBP family intramembrane glutamic endopeptidase, which produces MLALPWIHLALLSFGYGLALTYGHLGWLAGISVALLLTAGFAARQQHVRIGRYLGHALFIFMALALAMHWLPGFYNGRGINPQRFTDDAVRFSMYLNLDKPLIGFWLLLVCPWIVGQRSLRLGIFATAMGLTLSALLALGGALLLGVISWAPKWPDQAWLWLFNNLLLVTLVEEALFRGYIQGGLSRHLKHLPYGENLALLLASLLFGLAHLAAGWQWVLLATLAGVGYGLAYRFGGLAAAIATHFGLNLLHFGLFTYPMLAG; this is translated from the coding sequence ATGCTCGCCCTGCCATGGATTCATCTGGCCCTGCTCTCCTTTGGCTACGGCCTGGCCCTGACTTATGGCCACCTCGGTTGGCTCGCCGGAATCTCCGTTGCGCTATTGCTGACCGCCGGTTTCGCCGCACGCCAACAACACGTGCGCATAGGCCGCTACCTCGGCCACGCGCTGTTCATTTTCATGGCGCTGGCACTGGCCATGCATTGGCTTCCCGGTTTCTACAACGGCCGCGGTATCAATCCGCAACGCTTCACCGACGATGCTGTGCGTTTTTCCATGTACCTGAACCTGGACAAACCGCTGATTGGTTTCTGGCTGTTGCTGGTCTGCCCGTGGATTGTCGGCCAGCGTTCGCTGCGGCTTGGCATTTTTGCCACCGCGATGGGACTGACACTGAGTGCCCTGCTGGCGCTCGGCGGCGCGCTGTTGCTGGGCGTGATCAGTTGGGCCCCCAAATGGCCCGATCAGGCTTGGTTGTGGCTGTTCAACAATCTGCTGCTGGTCACGCTGGTAGAGGAAGCGCTGTTTCGCGGCTACATCCAGGGCGGTCTGAGCCGACACCTCAAACACCTGCCTTATGGCGAAAATCTCGCACTGCTGCTCGCCTCGCTGTTGTTTGGTCTGGCGCATCTGGCTGCCGGCTGGCAATGGGTGTTACTGGCGACCCTGGCAGGTGTCGGCTATGGTCTGGCCTACCGTTTCGGCGGATTGGCGGCAGCCATCGCCACGCATTTCGGCTTGAACCTGCTGCATTTCGGCCTGTTCACCTATCCGATGCTGGCCGGCTGA